In Anaerolineales bacterium, a genomic segment contains:
- a CDS encoding lysophospholipase, giving the protein MNRIEGTFPGVRGIEIYHQAWLPEGEAKAALLIVHGLGEHGGRYGNVVNRFVPLGFAAYALDHIGHGKSGGRREYVERFDDYTDTLAIYHRIVQARQPGLPVFLLGHSMGGLIAVYYLLEHQEYFRGAVIFAPAIRVPGRVSPAVIAAGKVLAVLAPTAEILPLDPRAVSRDPHVVEAYIRDPLVHHRKTSARLAAEILKTILAIENKLGKISLPLIALQGTADKLAHPDSARMLYDRAGSADKTLKLYEGLYHETHNEPEREKVLDDVQAWLAARL; this is encoded by the coding sequence ATGAACCGGATCGAGGGAACGTTCCCAGGCGTGCGCGGGATCGAGATCTATCACCAAGCCTGGCTTCCCGAAGGGGAGGCGAAAGCCGCGCTGCTGATCGTCCACGGGCTCGGCGAACACGGCGGGCGGTACGGGAACGTCGTCAACCGCTTCGTCCCGCTCGGATTCGCCGCCTATGCGCTCGACCATATCGGCCACGGCAAATCCGGGGGCCGGCGCGAATACGTCGAGCGGTTCGACGACTACACCGACACGCTGGCGATCTACCACCGCATCGTCCAAGCCCGGCAGCCGGGCCTGCCCGTTTTTCTCCTCGGCCACAGCATGGGCGGCCTGATCGCCGTCTACTACCTGCTCGAACACCAGGAGTATTTCCGGGGCGCCGTGATTTTCGCTCCCGCGATCCGGGTCCCCGGACGCGTTTCCCCCGCCGTCATCGCGGCGGGGAAAGTCCTCGCGGTCCTCGCGCCGACGGCGGAAATCCTGCCGCTCGATCCCCGCGCGGTCTCCCGCGATCCGCACGTGGTGGAGGCGTACATCCGCGATCCGCTCGTCCATCACCGCAAGACCAGCGCCCGGCTGGCGGCGGAGATACTGAAAACCATCCTGGCCATCGAGAACAAGCTGGGGAAGATCAGCCTGCCCTTGATCGCCTTGCAGGGCACGGCGGACAAGCTTGCCCATCCGGACAGCGCGCGGATGCTCTATGACCGGGCTGGATCGGCGGACAAAACCCTCAAACTCTACGAGGGCTTGTACCATGAAACGCACAACGAACCGGAGCGCGAAAAGGTTCTGGACGATGTGCAAGCCTGGCTCGCGGCCCGCCTTTGA